TTACAGCGACCGGCTGGATTTCCACGATTGTGCCGTCTGGTGTATCCGTGCCGCATTGACCGCGGCGTACGACGCTGGCGTTATTGACGGGCGCCGAAACGCTTCGAAGTGACTCGCGGCGGCCGGCGCGCGCCTGGCGCCGGCGGTGTTCGCCGCTCGACCATGTTCCACCGCCGGCGTGGGCCCGCGGGCCCGGCCGGCGCCTGGAACGCGGAAAGCCGATTCCGTACCGCGAGATGTTCCACTGATCCGGGGCGGCCCACCCCGCCCGCATCGAGCGGCCGGCGCGGGCGGGGACTGCTCGCCCCAGCTGGCCGCGGTGGATCTTCACCGTTCCCAATATCCAGCCGGCGCGCGGCACCTTGCGCGCCCGGCTGCGCCAGCACGCAAGCCGCAGGCACCCGCGCGCCAGAGAAACGGGCTGTCCGCTCACGGGGCTCGGCCGCCACCGGCGTCCGGCCCCGGCGCTGGCCGCCCGTCAGCCACGCGGCGAGCCGCGCGGAGTTCGCGCTCGGGCCGCGCGTGCGGCTCCGCGCCGGCGATGTCCGGGTCTCGGCAGCCGTCCCCGCGTTCCAGCCTCTCCCGTCGGCGCATCAGCTGCCATCGGGCCGCCTCATCCCGACGCATAGTGCGGCCCGCCGTCACCGCAAGGGTTCGCGTTGCCGCGCGCGGCGCCCGGTCGCCGGGCCTGGCGGCCGCGGCGCTGCGG
This window of the Burkholderia contaminans genome carries:
- a CDS encoding DUF6900 domain-containing protein, which codes for MNKGEFEMLLFAIARIHLNIDTLETRYSDRLDFHDCAVWCIRAALTAAYDAGVIDGRRNASK